Proteins co-encoded in one Brassica rapa cultivar Chiifu-401-42 chromosome A02, CAAS_Brap_v3.01, whole genome shotgun sequence genomic window:
- the LOC103853340 gene encoding WAT1-related protein At4g01450 isoform X2 yields MGYLDGKWAPLIMITVINTINGMVNALIKKVLDGGINHMVIATYRLGISTLFLLPIAYFWERKTRPKLTTSISCQHFFSALFGYTSATLATAFWGTLPALTFIMALIFGFEKLNMKTKIGYGVILGAMISLAGALTLTMYQGIPLSNSHEQATISNIHKGNENWIKGCFLLFTGVILFSSWMLIQAKINVSYPCPYSSTVILSVFGTLQCALLSFIKTRHVEDWILGDKLTIFTVIIAGVIGQGMCTVGISWCIKQRGPVFTAAFSPVTLMSATVFDFVILHRMIYVGSVIGSVVVVIGLYIFLWSKSKHIDECKIVTLPTNTVEKEKEEEDHTNVNKLGRVLVIPMTP; encoded by the exons ATGGGCTATCTCGACGGGAAATGGGCACCGTTGATCATGATTACCGTGATTAACACGATTAATGGGATGGTTAACGCTTTGATTAAGAAAGTTCTTGATGGAGGCATTAATCACATGGTTATTGCTACCTATCGTTTGGGTATTTCCACCTTATTTCTTCTTCCCATCGCTTATTTTTGGGAACG GAAAACAAGGCCAAAGCTAACTACAAGCATCTCGTGTCAGCATTTCTTCAGTGCCCTTTTTGG TTACACTTCTGCCACGTTGGCAACTGCCTTCTGGGGCACATTGCCTGCCCTCACTTTCATTATGGCCTTAATATTTGG attcgaaaaattaaacatgaagacaaaaataggATACGGTGTCATTCTTGGAGCTATGATAAGCTTAGCAGGAGCTTTAACCCTTACGATGTACCAAGGCATTCCATTATCGAACTCTCATGAACAAGCAACGATTTCAAACATCCATAAAGGAAATGAGAATTGGATCAAAGGCTGTTTTCTTTTATTCACAGGAGTTATACTTTTCAGTTCTTGGATGCTTATACAAGCCAAGATCAACGTGAGTTACCCGTGTCCATATTCGAGTACAGTTATTTTATCGGTCTTTGGGACGCTTCAATGCGCTCTTCTTAGCTTTATCAAGACTAGACATGTGGAAGATTGGATCCTCGGAGACAAACTCACCATCTTCACCGTCATTATAGCG GGAGTGATTGGACAAGGAATGTGTACGGTGGGAATATCGTGGTGCATCAAACAACGTGGACCTGTCTTTACAGCAGCGTTCAGTCCTGTCACACTTATGTCCGCAACCGTGTTCGATTTCGTGATACTTCATCGTATGATTTATGTTGGAAG CGTTATTGGATCTGTAGTAGTTGTGATCGgtttatacatatttttatgGAGCAAGAGCAAACATATAGATGAGTGTAAGATCGTGACGTTACCTACAAATACGGtggaaaaagaaaaggaagaggAAGATCATACAAATGTTAACAAATTAGGCCGTGTTTTGGTTATCCCCATGACACCTTGA
- the LOC103853340 gene encoding WAT1-related protein At4g01450 isoform X1, giving the protein MGYLDGKWAPLIMITVINTINGMVNALIKKVLDGGINHMVIATYRLGISTLFLLPIAYFWERKTRPKLTTSISCQHFFSALFGASLMQFFFLLGLSYTSATLATAFWGTLPALTFIMALIFGFEKLNMKTKIGYGVILGAMISLAGALTLTMYQGIPLSNSHEQATISNIHKGNENWIKGCFLLFTGVILFSSWMLIQAKINVSYPCPYSSTVILSVFGTLQCALLSFIKTRHVEDWILGDKLTIFTVIIAGVIGQGMCTVGISWCIKQRGPVFTAAFSPVTLMSATVFDFVILHRMIYVGSVIGSVVVVIGLYIFLWSKSKHIDECKIVTLPTNTVEKEKEEEDHTNVNKLGRVLVIPMTP; this is encoded by the exons ATGGGCTATCTCGACGGGAAATGGGCACCGTTGATCATGATTACCGTGATTAACACGATTAATGGGATGGTTAACGCTTTGATTAAGAAAGTTCTTGATGGAGGCATTAATCACATGGTTATTGCTACCTATCGTTTGGGTATTTCCACCTTATTTCTTCTTCCCATCGCTTATTTTTGGGAACG GAAAACAAGGCCAAAGCTAACTACAAGCATCTCGTGTCAGCATTTCTTCAGTGCCCTTTTTGG GGCGAGTTTgatgcaattttttttcttgcttgGGCTCAGTTACACTTCTGCCACGTTGGCAACTGCCTTCTGGGGCACATTGCCTGCCCTCACTTTCATTATGGCCTTAATATTTGG attcgaaaaattaaacatgaagacaaaaataggATACGGTGTCATTCTTGGAGCTATGATAAGCTTAGCAGGAGCTTTAACCCTTACGATGTACCAAGGCATTCCATTATCGAACTCTCATGAACAAGCAACGATTTCAAACATCCATAAAGGAAATGAGAATTGGATCAAAGGCTGTTTTCTTTTATTCACAGGAGTTATACTTTTCAGTTCTTGGATGCTTATACAAGCCAAGATCAACGTGAGTTACCCGTGTCCATATTCGAGTACAGTTATTTTATCGGTCTTTGGGACGCTTCAATGCGCTCTTCTTAGCTTTATCAAGACTAGACATGTGGAAGATTGGATCCTCGGAGACAAACTCACCATCTTCACCGTCATTATAGCG GGAGTGATTGGACAAGGAATGTGTACGGTGGGAATATCGTGGTGCATCAAACAACGTGGACCTGTCTTTACAGCAGCGTTCAGTCCTGTCACACTTATGTCCGCAACCGTGTTCGATTTCGTGATACTTCATCGTATGATTTATGTTGGAAG CGTTATTGGATCTGTAGTAGTTGTGATCGgtttatacatatttttatgGAGCAAGAGCAAACATATAGATGAGTGTAAGATCGTGACGTTACCTACAAATACGGtggaaaaagaaaaggaagaggAAGATCATACAAATGTTAACAAATTAGGCCGTGTTTTGGTTATCCCCATGACACCTTGA